GACTAAAgctaaagtttgggattttttataagatggaaaaaaaaaagtttgtggcAGATTTGGAACTAGAtctaaagtttgggattttttcaaagacaaaaagaaattcggaatagaattgggACTAGACCTAAAGTTTGGAGTTTCTTAGGGAATTAGCTAGATGAaaacattatttattatctaaatattCCAACAAATAAATGTCCAATAGGCCATATTTTCTGCTCATTTCCTTTACCAGTTTCTGGTTTGGTGGTTTTCTCGAGATATTTTCGCCAAGTTGTGATCCCCAAAGTCCACAAAAATTATTGTCTGGACCCGAGGCCCAGCAATGAAAGCTGCTGGACAGCTCCAAAGAGGGCCTCCATGCACAGAAGTATCAGGAAAATTGCAGTACCCGTGACGACAATCAATCATCCCATCATTATTAACGCTTGTTGTCTGTTCTCGTAACTTCTGCGACTCCAAGATACTTCCAAGGAAAGGGGAAGCGTGACTCTGGTTTACAATATATTTTTACATGGTTTTATTACGGGTGTAAATAGAGCCAAGGGTTGGAGTGCTCTATAAAACCAGCATTCCACTGGAGAACTTGTGCGAAACCATATTCATCATCCTTGTTTCTACACATATCTTGAGAGGCAATCCAAGCATGAAGGTGGAAATACAGTGGAAGAAGCTGGTCAAGCCGTCGGTGCCGACGCCAAGCGACCAGCGAAAATGGAAGCTAACATCAATTGATGAGCTTCAAATGCCGAATTATGTGGGAGTTATCTTCTACTATAGAGATAATGCCGGGAACCCCGGAGCTGATATCTCTCAAAGACTTCACCAGATGGAGGAGTCACTTTCCAAAACTctaaccctcttttatttaatGGCAGGGAGATATATGGAGGACGTTTTATCGACTGTAACGACCTTGGAGTGGAGTTCGTCCATGCCAAAGTGGATGGCCAGATTGATCAGCTTCTCCATAGAGACCCCGACATGGATTTGCTCGAATATTTGTCGCAATTCCCGAACAACCTAGTAGGCAATCCACTGGTGGTGATTCAAGTGAATACATTCGAGTGCGGCGGAATAGCAATTGGCTTGCGCTCTGCGCACAAGATCAACGACATGTACACCATGGCCATATTCACTAATTCGTGGGCTACCGCTTGCCGAGGTAACAAAGACGTTACAGTCTGTCCAAGTTTTGAGTTGTCGTCTCTATTCCCAATGAAAGTGTCGGCCGTAGCGAATTGGCCTCCACCACGGATTATTGGCAACAAGGAATTCGAAGTGTCTAGGTTCAAGTTCAGCAGTGATGCTTTATCGAAGCTGAGAGCCCTAGCTGGGGATGATGCAAAGGATTCAACGGCCAACAACTTCCAGCCTTCGAGGGTGGAGGTTGTTTCGGCACTAATAAGTAAGGCCCTCGTCAAGATTGATCAATGTAGACACGGTGAAGAAAGGCCTTTCGCAGTTTGTATGACGTTTAACTTGCGCGATAAAGTTAATCTAAAGATGCCCGCAAATTCTTGTGGCAATTTCTTCAGCATGATTTCTGGGAGATCCGATCAACCCATGGCCGGCAAAACGAATCCGGAGTTCAATGAGATGGTGAACATAATCCACAACATGATATCAGACGCTAAAACGAAATATGCAACAATAGTAAGCAAGGAGGAGTTCTGCTCGACGGTGGGGAATTCTATAGCCGAACTTGTCAAAGTCGCGTCCTCAAGCGAAGTGTTTACGATTTCTTTTAGTAGCTGGTGCCGTTTCGGGCTATATGAGATCGACTTCGGGT
This Eucalyptus grandis isolate ANBG69807.140 chromosome 7, ASM1654582v1, whole genome shotgun sequence DNA region includes the following protein-coding sequences:
- the LOC104430095 gene encoding acetyl-CoA-benzylalcohol acetyltransferase-like, whose protein sequence is MKVEIQWKKLVKPSVPTPSDQRKWKLTSIDELQMPNYVGVIFYYRDNAGNPGADISQRLHQMEEEIYGGRFIDCNDLGVEFVHAKVDGQIDQLLHRDPDMDLLEYLSQFPNNLVGNPLVVIQVNTFECGGIAIGLRSAHKINDMYTMAIFTNSWATACRGNKDVTVCPSFELSSLFPMKVSAVANWPPPRIIGNKEFEVSRFKFSSDALSKLRALAGDDAKDSTANNFQPSRVEVVSALISKALVKIDQCRHGEERPFAVCMTFNLRDKVNLKMPANSCGNFFSMISGRSDQPMAGKTNPEFNEMVNIIHNMISDAKTKYATIVSKEEFCSTVGNSIAELVKVASSSEVFTISFSSWCRFGLYEIDFGWGRPVLVSNISLNLRSIFLIDDEESKTIDAWITTTGDEMILLKQDPDILAFTS